The following are encoded in a window of Panthera leo isolate Ple1 chromosome B2, P.leo_Ple1_pat1.1, whole genome shotgun sequence genomic DNA:
- the LOC122219698 gene encoding lymphocyte antigen 6 complex locus protein G6f-like isoform X2: MAVLFLLLFLCGPPQAAADNIQTIYVALGEPMELPCPAPPTLSGDELLSWFRSPAAGSSTALVAQVQVARLGRGPSPEPGKSVRASRLKLLGNYSLWLEKSKEGDAGRYWCAVLGQHHKYQNWRVYDVSVLRGSQLSARAADGSPCSVLLCSVAPARRLDSVTWLEGRGPVRGHVQSFWGDGAALLLVCPGEQLSESREHRPRIISCLMPHNKGVSFSLAASMDASPALCAPATGWDVSWILMLLLAAGQGFTILALSIMLWRQRVQRAQCRDASIPHFKPEIQVYENIHVARLSPPAHKIR, from the exons ATGGCGGTCTTATTCCTCCTTCTGTTCCTATGTGGCCCCCCGCAGGCTGCTGCAG ACAATATCCAGACCATCTATGTAGCCTTGGGGGAGCCAATGGAGCTGCCATGTCCCGCACCACCCACTCTGAGTGGAGACGAACTCCTGTCCTGGTTCCgcagccctgcagcaggctcctCCACTGCCCTGGTGGCCCAAGTCCAAGTGGCCAGGCTTGGGAGGGGGCCTTCCCCAGAGCCTGGGAAGTCTGTAAGGGCATCCAGGCTCAAACTGCTGGGGAACTACTCTTTGTGGCTGGAAAAGTCCAAAGAGGGAGACGCCGGTCGGTACTGGTGTGCTGTTCTGGGTCAGCACCACAAGTACCAGAACTGGAGGGTGTATGATGTCTCCGTGCTCAGAG GATCCCAGCTATCCGCGAGGGCTGCGGATGGATCCCCCTGCTCCGTCCTTTTATGCTCTGTGGCCCCTGCCAGACGCCTAGACTCTGTGACCTGGCTAGAGGGAAGGGGTCCTGTGAGGGGCCATGTACAGTCATTTTGGGGCGATGGGGCTGCCCTGCTCTTGGTGTGTCCTGGGGAACAGCTCTCTGAGTCCAGGGAACATAGACCAAGAATCATCAGCTGCCTCATGCCTCATAACAAAGGGGTCAGCTTTAGCCTGGCAG CCTCCATGGatgcctcccctgccctctgtgcCCCTGCCACGGGCTGGGATGTATCCTGGATCCTGATGCTGTTGCTTGCAGCAGGTCAAGGGTTCACCATCCTGGCCCTCAGCATCATGCTCTGGAGACAGAGGGTCCAGAGGGCTCAGTGCAGAG ATGCCTCGATTCCTCATTTCAAACCTGAAATCCAGGTCTATGAGAACATCCATGTGGCCCGTCTCAG CCCACCTGCCCACAAGATCAGATGA
- the LOC122219698 gene encoding lymphocyte antigen 6 complex locus protein G6f-like isoform X1: protein MAVLFLLLFLCGPPQAAADNIQTIYVALGEPMELPCPAPPTLSGDELLSWFRSPAAGSSTALVAQVQVARLGRGPSPEPGKSVRASRLKLLGNYSLWLEKSKEGDAGRYWCAVLGQHHKYQNWRVYDVSVLRGSQLSARAADGSPCSVLLCSVAPARRLDSVTWLEGRGPVRGHVQSFWGDGAALLLVCPGEQLSESREHRPRIISCLMPHNKGVSFSLAGNQMRCFDCKGGPSSSCKETVATCREGERCGFLERKPQPGLGPNKLSGNPSVTLIHHYPACVAAHRCNQVETELVGDVTYTTHRDCCVGDLCNSAVANTVALPCLLAATATTLAWLLPAL from the exons ATGGCGGTCTTATTCCTCCTTCTGTTCCTATGTGGCCCCCCGCAGGCTGCTGCAG ACAATATCCAGACCATCTATGTAGCCTTGGGGGAGCCAATGGAGCTGCCATGTCCCGCACCACCCACTCTGAGTGGAGACGAACTCCTGTCCTGGTTCCgcagccctgcagcaggctcctCCACTGCCCTGGTGGCCCAAGTCCAAGTGGCCAGGCTTGGGAGGGGGCCTTCCCCAGAGCCTGGGAAGTCTGTAAGGGCATCCAGGCTCAAACTGCTGGGGAACTACTCTTTGTGGCTGGAAAAGTCCAAAGAGGGAGACGCCGGTCGGTACTGGTGTGCTGTTCTGGGTCAGCACCACAAGTACCAGAACTGGAGGGTGTATGATGTCTCCGTGCTCAGAG GATCCCAGCTATCCGCGAGGGCTGCGGATGGATCCCCCTGCTCCGTCCTTTTATGCTCTGTGGCCCCTGCCAGACGCCTAGACTCTGTGACCTGGCTAGAGGGAAGGGGTCCTGTGAGGGGCCATGTACAGTCATTTTGGGGCGATGGGGCTGCCCTGCTCTTGGTGTGTCCTGGGGAACAGCTCTCTGAGTCCAGGGAACATAGACCAAGAATCATCAGCTGCCTCATGCCTCATAACAAAGGGGTCAGCTTTAGCCTGGCAG GAAACCAAATGAGGTGCTTTGACTGCAAAGGAGGCCCCAGCAGCTCCTGCAAAGAAACCGTGGCCACCTGCAGGGAGGGAGAACGCTGTGGCTTCCTGGAGCGCAAACCCCAGCCAGGCCTGGGACCGAACAAGCTATCTGGAAACC CCTCAGTGACCTTGATTCATCACTATCCAGCCTGCGTGGCAGCCCATCGTTGCAATCAAGTGGAAACAGAGTTGGTGGGAGATGTGACTTACACAACCCACAGAGACTGCTGCGTCGGAGACCTGTGCAACAGCGCCGTCGCGAACACTGTAGCCCTGCCATGCCTCCTGGCTGCAACAGCCACCACACTGGCCTGGCTCTTGCCAGCACTGTAA